The following are from one region of the Macaca thibetana thibetana isolate TM-01 chromosome 2, ASM2454274v1, whole genome shotgun sequence genome:
- the CAMKV gene encoding caM kinase-like vesicle-associated protein isoform X1 has translation MPFGCVTLGDKKNYNQPSEVTDRYDLGQVIKTEEFCEIFRAKDKTTGKLHTCKKFQKRDGRKVRKAAKNEIGILKMVKHPNILQLVDVFVTRKEYFIFLELATGREVFDWILDQGYYSERDTSNVVRQVLEAVAYLHSLKIVHRNLKLENLVYYNRLKNSKIVISDFHLAKLENGLIKEPCGTPEYLAPEVVGRQRYGRPVDCWAIGVIMYILLSGNPPFYEEVEEDDYENHDKNLFRKILAGDYEFDSPYWDDISQAAKDLVARLMEVEQDQRITAEEAISHEWISGNAASDKNIKDGVCAQIEKNFARAKWKKAVRVTTLMKRLRAPEQSSTAAAQSASATDTATPGAAGGAIAAAASGATSVPEGDAAHAAKSDNVAPADRSATPATDGSATPATDGSVTPATDGSITPATDGSVTPATDRSATPATDGRATPATEESTVPTIQSSATLATKAAATPEPAMAQPDSTAPEGATGQAPPSSKGEEAAGYAQESQREEAS, from the exons ATGCCGTTTGGGTGTGTGACTCTGGGCGACAAGAAGAACTATAACCAGCCATCGGAGGTGACTGACAGATATGATTTGGGACAGGTCATCAAGAC TGAGGAGTTCTGTGAAATCTTCCGGGCCAAGGACAAGACAACAGGCAAGCTGCACACCTGCAAGAAGTTCCAGAAGCGGGATGGCCGCAAGGTGCGGAAAGCTGCCAAGAACGAGATAGGCATCCTCAAGAT GGTGAAGCATCCCAACATCCTACAACTGGTGGATGTGTTTGTGACCCGCAAGGAGTACTTTATCTTCCTGGAGCT GGCCACGGGGAGGGAGGTGTTTGACTGGATCCTGGACCAGGGCTACTACTCGGAGCGAGACACAAGCAACGTGGTACGGCAGGTCCTGGAGGCTGTGGCCTATTTGCACTCACTCAAGATCGTGCACAGGAATCTTAAG CTGGAAAACCTGGTTTACTACAACCGGCTGAAGAACTCTAAGATTGTCATCAGTGACTTCCATCTGGCTAAGCTAGAAAATGGCCTCATCAAGGAGCCCTGTGGGACCCCCGAGTATCTGG CCCCAGAGGTGGTAGGCCGGCAGCGATATGGACGCCCTGTGGACTGCTGGGCCATTGGAGTCATCATGTACATCCT GCTTTCAGGCAACCCACCTTTCTATGAGGAGGTGGAAGAAGATGATTATGAGAACCACGATAAGAATCTCTTCCGCAAGATCCTGGCTGGTGACTATGAGTTTGACTCTCCATATTGGGATGATATTTCGCAGGCAG CCAAAGACCTGGTCGCAAGGCTGATGGAGGTGGAGCAAGACCAGCGGATCACTGCAGAAGAGGCCATCTCCCATGAGTG GATTTCTGGCAATGCTGCTTCTGATAAGAACATCAAGGATGGTGTCTGTGCCCAGATTGAAAAGAACTTTGCCAGGGCCAAGTGGAAG AAGGCTGTCCGAGTGACCACCCTCATGAAACGGCTCCGGGCGCCAGAGCAGTCCAGCACGGCTGCAGCCCAGTCGGCCTCAGCCACAGACACTGCCACCCCCGGGGCTGCAGGTGGGGCCATAGCTGCAGCTGCGAGTGGAGCTACCTCAGTCCCTGAGGGTGATGCTGCTCATGCTGCAAAGAGTGATAATGTGGCCCCCGCAGACCGTAGTGCCACCCCAGCCACAGATGGAAGTGCCACCCCAGCCACTGATGGCAGTGTCACCCCAGCCACTGATGGAAGCATCACTCCAGCCACTGATGGGAGTGTCACCCCAGCCACTGACAGGAGCGCTACTCCAGCCACTGATGGGAGAGCCACACCGGCCACAGAAGAGAGCACTGTGCCCACCATCCAAAGCAGTGCCACACTAGCCACCAAGGCAGCTGCCACCCCTGAGCCGGCTATGGCCCAGCCGGACAGCACAGCCCCAGAGGGCGCCACAGGCCAGGCTCCACCCTCTAGTAAAGGGGAAGAGGCTGCTGGTTATGCCCAGGAGTCTCAAAGGGAGGAGGCCAGCTGA
- the CAMKV gene encoding caM kinase-like vesicle-associated protein isoform X2 gives MPFGCVTLGDKKNYNQPSEVTDRYDLGQVIKTEEFCEIFRAKDKTTGKLHTCKKFQKRDGRKVRKAAKNEIGILKMVKHPNILQLVDVFVTRKEYFIFLELATGREVFDWILDQGYYSERDTSNVVRQVLEAVAYLHSLKIVHRNLKLENLVYYNRLKNSKIVISDFHLAKLENGLIKEPCGTPEYLAPEVVGRQRYGRPVDCWAIGVIMYILLSGNPPFYEEVEEDDYENHDKNLFRKILAGDYEFDSPYWDDISQAAKDLVARLMEVEQDQRITAEEAISHEWISGNAASDKNIKDGVCAQIEKNFARAKWKKAVRVTTLMKRLRAPEQSSTAAAQSASATDTATPGAADRSATPATDGSATPATDGSVTPATDGSITPATDGSVTPATDRSATPATDGRATPATEESTVPTIQSSATLATKAAATPEPAMAQPDSTAPEGATGQAPPSSKGEEAAGYAQESQREEAS, from the exons ATGCCGTTTGGGTGTGTGACTCTGGGCGACAAGAAGAACTATAACCAGCCATCGGAGGTGACTGACAGATATGATTTGGGACAGGTCATCAAGAC TGAGGAGTTCTGTGAAATCTTCCGGGCCAAGGACAAGACAACAGGCAAGCTGCACACCTGCAAGAAGTTCCAGAAGCGGGATGGCCGCAAGGTGCGGAAAGCTGCCAAGAACGAGATAGGCATCCTCAAGAT GGTGAAGCATCCCAACATCCTACAACTGGTGGATGTGTTTGTGACCCGCAAGGAGTACTTTATCTTCCTGGAGCT GGCCACGGGGAGGGAGGTGTTTGACTGGATCCTGGACCAGGGCTACTACTCGGAGCGAGACACAAGCAACGTGGTACGGCAGGTCCTGGAGGCTGTGGCCTATTTGCACTCACTCAAGATCGTGCACAGGAATCTTAAG CTGGAAAACCTGGTTTACTACAACCGGCTGAAGAACTCTAAGATTGTCATCAGTGACTTCCATCTGGCTAAGCTAGAAAATGGCCTCATCAAGGAGCCCTGTGGGACCCCCGAGTATCTGG CCCCAGAGGTGGTAGGCCGGCAGCGATATGGACGCCCTGTGGACTGCTGGGCCATTGGAGTCATCATGTACATCCT GCTTTCAGGCAACCCACCTTTCTATGAGGAGGTGGAAGAAGATGATTATGAGAACCACGATAAGAATCTCTTCCGCAAGATCCTGGCTGGTGACTATGAGTTTGACTCTCCATATTGGGATGATATTTCGCAGGCAG CCAAAGACCTGGTCGCAAGGCTGATGGAGGTGGAGCAAGACCAGCGGATCACTGCAGAAGAGGCCATCTCCCATGAGTG GATTTCTGGCAATGCTGCTTCTGATAAGAACATCAAGGATGGTGTCTGTGCCCAGATTGAAAAGAACTTTGCCAGGGCCAAGTGGAAG AAGGCTGTCCGAGTGACCACCCTCATGAAACGGCTCCGGGCGCCAGAGCAGTCCAGCACGGCTGCAGCCCAGTCGGCCTCAGCCACAGACACTGCCACCCCCGGGGCTGCAG ACCGTAGTGCCACCCCAGCCACAGATGGAAGTGCCACCCCAGCCACTGATGGCAGTGTCACCCCAGCCACTGATGGAAGCATCACTCCAGCCACTGATGGGAGTGTCACCCCAGCCACTGACAGGAGCGCTACTCCAGCCACTGATGGGAGAGCCACACCGGCCACAGAAGAGAGCACTGTGCCCACCATCCAAAGCAGTGCCACACTAGCCACCAAGGCAGCTGCCACCCCTGAGCCGGCTATGGCCCAGCCGGACAGCACAGCCCCAGAGGGCGCCACAGGCCAGGCTCCACCCTCTAGTAAAGGGGAAGAGGCTGCTGGTTATGCCCAGGAGTCTCAAAGGGAGGAGGCCAGCTGA
- the LOC126948971 gene encoding uncharacterized protein LOC126948971 — MEATKKVGGPDPSGPQDHPSVSSQQLGSGLRGSQGPWISSESLYFKQGLSLSTKTITDGACGPASQACIPEPICQLLQDPALVSSRCCCKQASQDAPRLSSTSVSSSPIVGAQQHLIMEDVTLTLPVCTHSDSTSDIAQRGPCCLQLQVQNLGEGKPPAKVLVGWGKGPCSSDQIASLGSRKSWWVPFLLPGENGAPKAQGALLAPAQDLAQDQDQAWATTPALDVTPTPTAVETATHTIDHLTDTTAVTKGPSQDLFLRKCGNQWSTVLESSKMVASCQDKVNLHSKEEPSTPVPSLEERPDHAQEDEVTRRKVPTEEAENPMKKLPVSTSRPGSPMPGPEPPVISKSHRSSQEICSSQPQKQDPNVCENTNSNVPPSAYEVTCHKQSPFQSLKEAMQIPFSSAPTCQLQEAVEDRVLGFDMATGSTRMGLLCHDPVGSRAVLVGLMSSHPSIYVPENMLSTQLLAKPILSPDSNHSSFWSITPMLSSPVPSSLREVALLPKEARLNLESWDSPGTETPIRVGMLTGPVPLGMPLQFDERILSHVPNTSWSKPDGEKNEPSHTIWMLDPSMAPSRMPDASIVQTKKLQWINSEPAAPASTQEVPRSLLQEDISSQEEVIPAHPDNPQAKDAGQTLTGQILLARQPPLPEHPLTDQPPLTGQTPLARNPSLSKEPPITKEPTLSRWSPNPGEPGQVSTQEDEPLGLPTHVGIFQVPLTPEETCIYISRNKVGVSNTQHSIMHQQQPGNSPRAQEEQLPLITFTTPGTGRKVLPMAMVATEPQNAPFKLTAEDLTRLSVVAHLGLPCRACYELVSTMDALPVRSPVLCCHSLGPFEDMAAVVIDTGTGFTKCGLAGEDHVLSVVPSQVQLLQHPAQGQPLYAVPENQEGFYSVLNRGVVYDWDALEVLWQHLFYCRLGVQPEKLAVLIADSPISPHTNREKVAEILFEHFHVPAMQTVHQALLALYAYGRTTGLVLGSGHGTSYVAPILTGDLAPLDTYRLDVAGADLTDYLAQLLQRSGHSLPQVGLINQMKEACCYVAMDVAAERARTQVQAQVNFVLPDKQVITLGSERFCCPEALFQPNLIGLNQPGLPQLALLSISRLEAKQQEQLLANVVLDGGSTLVSGFPERLRQELGPGAAVLGSPHRAVAAWLGGSIMASRSSFQNLWLSRREYEEEGPWAIYKYQL, encoded by the exons ATGGAAGCCACCAAGAAGGTGGGGGGCCCTGATCCATCGGGTCCCCAGGACCACCCCTCGGTCAGCAGCCAGCAGCTGGGGAGTGGCCTCAGAGGGTCTCAGGGACCATGGATAAGCTCAGAATCCCTATACTTCAAGCAGGGGTTGTCATTGTCTACCAAGACCATCACTGATGGCGCCTGTGGCCCAGCCTCCCAGGCCTGCATCCCTGAGCCCATTTGCCAGCTACTCCAGGATCCTGCTCTTGTTAGCTCCCGGTGCTGCTGTAAACAGGCCTCCCAGGATGCCCCGAGACTCTCCTCCACTAGCGTATCTTCAAGCCCCATCGTGGGAGCCCAACAACATCTCATCATGGAGGATGTGACCCTGACCTTACCAGTGTGCACGCACAGTGACAGCACTAGTGACATAGCCCAGCGTGGACCCTGCTGCCTTCAGCTTCAGGTGCAGAATTTGGGGGAAGGCAAGCCTCCAGCTAAGGTCCTGGTAGGCTGGGGCAAAGGCCCCTGCAGCTCCGACCAGATAGCCTCCTTGGGCAGCAGGAAGAGTTGGTGGGTACCCTTCCTCCTCCCAGGAGAGAATGGTGCTCCCAAAGCCCAAGGTGCTCTTCTGGCTCCAGCTCAGGATCTAGCCCAAGATCAGGACCAGG CTTGGGCTACGACTCCAGCTCTGGATGTGACCCCAACCCCCACTGCAGTTGAAACTGCTACCCATACCATTGACCACCTGACTGACACCACTGCAGTCACCAAGGGCCCATCTCAAGACCTCTTTCTCAGGAAGTGTGGCAATCAGTGGTCAACTGTCTTGGAGTCTTCCAAAATGGTCGCATCTTGCCAGGACAAAGTGAATCTCCACTCTAAAGAGGAGCCTTCCACCCCAGTGCCTAGTCTAGAAGAGCGCCCAGACCATGCCCAGGAGGATGAGGTTACCAGAAGGAAAGTGCCAACCGAGGAGGCTGAGAACCCCATGAAGAAACTTCCAGTCTCTACCTCCAGGCCAGGCAGCCCAATGCCAGGCCCAGAGCCCCCAGTTATCTCCAAGTCCCATAGGAGTAGCCAGGAGATCTGTAGCTCTCAGCCACAGAAGCAGGACCCCAATGTCTGTGAGAATACCAACTCTAATGTGCCACCATCTGCCTACGAAGTAACCTGCCACAAGCAGTCCCCATTCCAGTCTCTGAAGGAAGCCATGCAGATCCCCTTCTCCAGTGCCCCAACCTGCCAGCTTCAGGAAGCTGTGGAAGACCGTGTGCTGGGATTTGATATGGCCACAGGCAGCACCAGGATGGGGCTGCTGTGTCATGACCCTGTGGGCTCACGGGCAGTGCTTGTGGGCCTCATGTCCAGCCACCCATCCATCTATGTCCCTGAAAATATGCTGTCCACCCAGCTGTTGGCCAAACCCATCCTGTCTCCTGACAGCAATCACTCCAGCTTTTGGTCTATCACACCCATGCTGTCCAGCCCAGTGCCCTCCAGCCTCCGAGAGGTAGCCCTGCTTCCCAAGGAGGCCAGGCTCAATCTGGAGTCATGGGACTCCCCTGGTACTGAGACACCCATCAGGGTTGGGATGCTCACTGGGCCTGTTCCACTGGGGATGCCCCTCCAATTTGATGAGAGGATACTGAGCCATGTCCCTAATACTAGCTGGTCCAAGCCTGATGGTGAAAAAAATGAACCTAGTCATACCATCTGGATGCTAGACCCTTCCATGGCACCCTCTAGGATGCCAGATGCCTCCATAGTCCAGACCAAGAAACTGCAGTGGATTAACTCAGAGCCTGCTGCACCAGCCAGTACCCAGGAAGTGCCCAGATCCCTCCTCCAGGAAGACATAAGCAGCCAGGAAGAGGTCATTCCTGCTCACCCTGATAACCCTCAGGCCAAAGATGCTGGACAGACTCTCACTGGGCAGATCCTCCTTGCTAGACAGCCACCCCTACCTGAGCACCCTCTTACTGATCAACCCCCTCTCACTGGGCAGACACCCCTTGCTAGGAATCCCTCTTTATCTAAAGAACCCCCCATCACCAAAGAGCCCACTCTTTCAAGATGGTCTCCCAACCCTGGAGAACCTGGCCAGGTCTCTACCCAGGAAGATGAGCCCTTAGGCCTGCCTACTCATGTAGGGATATTTCAGGTGCCCCTGACCCCTGAGGAGACCTGTATCTATATAAGTAGAAACAAGGTTGGTGTCAGTAATACTCAGCACTCCATCATGCATCAGCAGCAACCTGGCAACTCCCCTAGGGCCCAGGAGGAGCAGCTTCCCTTGATCACATTTACCACACCTGGCACTGGACGCAAGGTCTTGCCCATGGCCATGGTGGCCACTGAGCCCCAGAATGCCCCATTCAAGCTGACAGCTGAGGATCTTACACGCTTATCAGTGGTTGCACACCTTGGCCTGCCCTGCAGGGCCTGCTATGAACTGGTGTCCACCATGGATGCTCTGCCAGTTCGGTCACCAGTGCTCTGCTGCCACTCACTGGGACCCTTCGAGGACATGGCGGCCGTGGTGATTGATACAGGCACAGGATTCACCAAATGTGGACTGGCTGGAGAGGACCATGTCCTCAGTGTCGTACCCTCACAAGTTCAGCTGCTGCAGCACCCAGCCCAGGGCCAGCCACTGTATGCAGTGCCTGAAAACCAAGAGGGATTCTATTCAGTGCTGAACCGAGGTGTGGTCTATGACTGGGATGCACTAGAGGTGCTATGGCAACACCTGTTCTATTGCAGGCTGGGTGTGCAGCCCGAGAAGCTGGCTGTGCTCATAGCCGACTCACCCATCTCACCACACACCAACCGAGAAAAGGTGGCTGAAATACTCTTTGAGCATTTCCATGTCCCAGCCATGCAGACAGTGCATCAGGCCCTGCTGGCACTCTATGCTTATGGACGTACCACTGGGTTGGTGCTGGGCAGTGGCCATGGTACCTCCTATGTGGCACCCATCCTTACTGGGGATCTGGCCCCACTTGACACCTACCGGCTGGATGTGGCTGGTGCTGACCTTACTGACTACTTGGCCCAGCTGCTGCAGAGAAGTGGCCACTCACTGCCCCAGGTAGGACTGATCAACCAGATGAAAGAAGCCTGCTGCTATGTGGCCATGGATGTGGCAGCTGAGAGGGCCCGCACCCAAGTGCAGGCCCAGGTGAACTTTGTGCTTCCAGACAAGCAGGTTATCACGCTGGGTTCTGAGCGCTTCTGCTGCCCCGAGGCCCTCTTCCAACCCAATCTGATAGGTCTCAACCAGCCCGGCCTCCCACAGCTGGCCCTCCTAAGCATCAGCCGGTTGGAGGCCAAGCAGCAGGAGCAGCTACTGGCCAACGTGGTACTGGACGGTGGCAGCACCCTCGTGAGTGGCTTCCCCGAGCGCCTGAGACAGGAGCTGGGCCCTGGTGCCGCTGTGCTGGGGTCTCCCCACCGTGCAGTTGCTGCCTGGCTTGGGGGCTCCATCATGGCATCCCGCAGCTCCTTCCAGAACCTGTGGCTCAGTCGCCGGGAGTATGAGGAAGAGGGCCCATGGGCTATCTATAAGTACCAGCTGTAA